The Toxorhynchites rutilus septentrionalis strain SRP chromosome 3, ASM2978413v1, whole genome shotgun sequence genome includes a region encoding these proteins:
- the LOC129775804 gene encoding protein jagunal isoform X2 yields the protein MASRGGPMVIGTDGADFEHRQRVAAHYQISALNKARLKYCIFFHYLLFFVMLVKLSADVLDRLDIFILEIEELQIPQPLWWEYFWCLSVFLSFVGLSAARRNRINDMKKYMVGISTIAFAPLLYCIIYYLNDVLEYLSLEEGIDLDQTDIFVWQGYPYGLLWYGFVLLALQVHFFSLYFAWNLVKAWRARGTLKKET from the exons ATGGCATCCCGTGGTGGTCCAATGGTTATCGGCACGGACGGAGCTGATTTCGAGCACAGGCAGCGTGTGGCCGCACATTACCAAATCag CGCACTCAACAAGGCCCGATtaaaatattgcattttctttCACTACCTGCTTTTTTTCGTGATGCTAGTGAAACTGTCCGCCGACGTTCTGGACCGTTTGGACATTTTCATTTTGGAAATTGAAGAGCTACAGATTCCGCAGCCCCTCTGGTGGGAGTACTTCTGGTGTTTGTCAGTGTTTCTCTCCTTTGTTGGTCTCTCTGCGGCGCGACGCAACCGGATAAACGATATGAAAAAGTACATGGTCGGTATCAGTACGATCGCTTTCGCACCGCTGCTGTACTGTATCATCTACTATCTGAACGACGTGCTCGAGTATCTCAGCCTGGAGGAAGGAATTGATTTGGATCAGACAGACATCTTCGTCTGGCAG GGTTATCCATATGGCTTGCTGTGGTACGGATTCGTTCTGCTGGCACTCCAGGTTCACTTCTTCTCACTATACTTCGCTTGGAATCTCGTCAAAGCCTGGAGAGCCCGTGGAACGCTCAAAAAGGAGACCTAA
- the LOC129775804 gene encoding protein jagunal isoform X1, giving the protein MASRGGPMVIGTDGADFEHRQRVAAHYQISALNKARLKYCIFFHYLLFFVMLVKLSADVLDRLDIFILEIEELQIPQPLWWEYFWCLSVFLSFVGLSAARRNRINDMKKYMVGISTIAFAPLLYCIIYYLNDVLEYLSLEEGIDLDQTDIFVWQVIGYPYGLLWYGFVLLALQVHFFSLYFAWNLVKAWRARGTLKKET; this is encoded by the exons ATGGCATCCCGTGGTGGTCCAATGGTTATCGGCACGGACGGAGCTGATTTCGAGCACAGGCAGCGTGTGGCCGCACATTACCAAATCag CGCACTCAACAAGGCCCGATtaaaatattgcattttctttCACTACCTGCTTTTTTTCGTGATGCTAGTGAAACTGTCCGCCGACGTTCTGGACCGTTTGGACATTTTCATTTTGGAAATTGAAGAGCTACAGATTCCGCAGCCCCTCTGGTGGGAGTACTTCTGGTGTTTGTCAGTGTTTCTCTCCTTTGTTGGTCTCTCTGCGGCGCGACGCAACCGGATAAACGATATGAAAAAGTACATGGTCGGTATCAGTACGATCGCTTTCGCACCGCTGCTGTACTGTATCATCTACTATCTGAACGACGTGCTCGAGTATCTCAGCCTGGAGGAAGGAATTGATTTGGATCAGACAGACATCTTCGTCTGGCAGGTAATT GGTTATCCATATGGCTTGCTGTGGTACGGATTCGTTCTGCTGGCACTCCAGGTTCACTTCTTCTCACTATACTTCGCTTGGAATCTCGTCAAAGCCTGGAGAGCCCGTGGAACGCTCAAAAAGGAGACCTAA